The nucleotide sequence ATGGTGGCACTGGTATAGGCTGGTGATGCTAGGATTTTCTTCCTAGTTGCGACATAAATTGAGCCATTGTCGGCCAAATTCACTATAAAGCTAGTCATTTGCAGAATGTGCTCCAGGCCCGAACCGGCTGCTTGGAGAATGATCTCAATATTTTCATAGGTCTTCCGAGTTTGAGACTCAATATCCTGGCCTGCTAGGGAACCATCTGCATTTAGCCCACTAATGCCGGAGAGGTAAAGCGTATCGCCGTAACGGACACAGTTGGTAAAGCCATAGGGTTCATAGGGCAGGATATGATTCACTGAAATGACTTCTTTCATGAAATATCTCCAAAATATAATCTTGTTGTCAATGGCTGGTGTAAATCTATACTAGTCCTAGCTTAGAACAGAATATCTAGAATATTTATCTGCTCTAGTAAAATCAGAGAAACGATGTTATAAGAAAAGTCTAAAAAGAAATTGCACGTTTAAGAAAGAATCAAGGAGTTTCCACATCCGCGTTGAAAAGATTTTGTCTTATAACCAGACACCCAGAAGTTCTTCATATTTACATTTACTTTTTGCATCTTTAAGTATGCTGAATTTAGTGTTTATATTTCACATAAAACTGCTAATTTTTCTATGTCTATCTATTCTAAGGAGTAATTTTTGAAAATACGTTGATCCAATTGATCCAGAATTTTTGTATCCACAGCAGGGTCAAACTTACGTGCAA is from Synechococcus sp. PCC 6312 and encodes:
- a CDS encoding Rid family hydrolase, whose amino-acid sequence is MKEVISVNHILPYEPYGFTNCVRYGDTLYLSGISGLNADGSLAGQDIESQTRKTYENIEIILQAAGSGLEHILQMTSFIVNLADNGSIYVATRKKILASPAYTSATIGVAALMIPGLLLEVQCIAGITP